From Echinicola soli, a single genomic window includes:
- a CDS encoding M16 family metallopeptidase, with product MINYEHYVLDNGLQVLIHPDHSTKMAVTNIIYKVGSRNEVSGKTGLAHYFEHLMFGGSKNVPKFDSALERVGGECNAFTNTDITNYYITLPANNIETAFWLESDRMLQLNLSKKTIETQRKVVIEEFKQRYLNQPYGDAMHLMRGLCYDLHPYQWPTIGKDIKDIEGFDEEDIRSFYQYHYAPNNAILVVAGDVKETEVLEMAKKWFGPIPPVKTSPVAISEEPKQTQKRSLFHSADVPTDALYKAYHMPGRMQKGYLECDLITDILGFGRSSLLEQKLVKNTGIFASCNGYILGALDPGLMIFSAKMEKGKTAEEAEKVLDEVVHEFIENTISQEILNKVKNQAEAMKTYESIQLINRAMTLAYYTQLGSPDIYQIEYDQKTAIAADQISDMARTTIKESNASVLYYKSNKQ from the coding sequence ATGATTAATTACGAACATTACGTATTAGATAATGGCCTACAGGTACTGATCCATCCAGATCACAGCACCAAGATGGCCGTCACTAATATCATCTATAAGGTAGGTTCTCGCAACGAAGTCTCTGGAAAAACAGGCCTTGCCCATTATTTCGAGCACCTGATGTTTGGAGGGTCCAAGAATGTTCCCAAATTTGACAGTGCCCTGGAGCGTGTGGGAGGGGAATGCAATGCCTTCACCAATACCGACATCACCAATTACTACATCACCTTGCCGGCGAACAATATCGAAACGGCCTTCTGGCTGGAATCGGACCGGATGTTACAGCTAAACCTAAGCAAGAAGACCATCGAAACCCAGCGAAAAGTGGTCATTGAGGAGTTTAAGCAGCGGTACCTGAATCAGCCATATGGTGATGCCATGCACCTGATGAGGGGCCTTTGCTATGACTTACATCCTTACCAATGGCCCACCATTGGCAAGGATATCAAAGACATCGAGGGATTTGATGAAGAAGATATCAGGTCTTTTTATCAATACCATTATGCACCAAACAATGCCATTCTTGTGGTCGCTGGTGATGTAAAAGAAACAGAAGTGCTAGAGATGGCAAAAAAATGGTTTGGCCCTATTCCTCCAGTCAAAACATCGCCGGTCGCCATTTCGGAAGAACCTAAGCAAACCCAAAAAAGAAGCCTTTTCCATTCTGCAGATGTCCCTACTGATGCATTATACAAAGCCTATCACATGCCCGGACGAATGCAAAAAGGCTACCTCGAATGTGACTTGATTACTGATATTCTAGGTTTTGGCAGATCTTCCCTACTGGAGCAAAAACTGGTCAAAAACACCGGTATCTTTGCTTCCTGCAACGGTTATATTTTAGGAGCCTTGGATCCCGGGCTTATGATCTTTTCTGCCAAAATGGAAAAAGGAAAAACGGCAGAGGAGGCCGAAAAGGTCTTGGATGAAGTGGTCCACGAATTCATTGAAAACACCATATCCCAAGAAATCCTCAACAAAGTAAAAAACCAGGCGGAAGCCATGAAAACCTATGAATCCATTCAGCTGATCAATAGGGCCATGACCCTTGCCTATTATACCCAACTGGGATCACCGGATATCTACCAGATAGAATATGACCAAAAAACAGCCATCGCTGCTGACCAAATTTCCGACATGGCACGCACCACTATCAAAGAATCCAATGCTTCTGTGCTATATTATAAAAGCAATAAGCAGTAG
- a CDS encoding heavy-metal-associated domain-containing protein has protein sequence MIKLKTNIKCAGCIEAITPKLDALPNSEWKVDLDDPQKKLTVTGNATEAQVKAALKAAGYQGEAI, from the coding sequence ATGATCAAACTAAAAACGAATATCAAATGCGCAGGATGCATCGAAGCCATCACCCCAAAATTGGATGCCCTTCCAAACAGTGAATGGAAAGTAGATCTCGATGACCCACAAAAAAAACTAACCGTTACGGGCAATGCTACTGAAGCCCAGGTAAAAGCTGCCCTGAAAGCGGCAGGCTACCAAGGTGAGGCGATTTAG
- a CDS encoding heavy metal translocating P-type ATPase yields MSNKIEWPVTGMTCAGCANTVEKTLNKQKGVKKASVNFANHTALLELEGNFDPSLLQKSVRDAGYDLLIQQNEEEDPEVLQREAYQKLRKNTFAAGGLVVPVFVIGMFIPTIPYANMIMWLLTTPVLFVFGRQFFTNALRQAKHGAANMDTLVAISTGVAYLYSTFNTFFPEWLAQRGIEPHVYFEAAGVIIFLILLGRMLESGAKAGTTEALKKLIGLQPSEVTILANGQEQTKKASEVVPGEMVLVKPGQKIPLDGKITDGSSFVDESMLTGEPLPAEKERGSKVFAGTINQQGSFVFVVEQAGHETVLSQIIQKIKEAQGSKAPVQGLVDKITAVFVPVVIAIALLSLVVWGFSGADSPWLHGMLAFITVLVIACPCALGLATPTAIMAGIGKGASLGMLIKDAESLQAGQAVDTIILDKTGTITSGKPEVKALQFSPDIIQPQKEREVLLAMEAKSEHPLAMAVTQHLKGDEKASIDQFQSHTGNGVTAIVGGTSYAIGKKSWLLENGFKPDPSLTEAEENGLSNGEIVIHMAKGDKLIAVIRITDQLKPGSEAAISELQEMGLDVHMLTGDQAKTAAIIAKAVNIKHYKAGLLPSEKADYIRALQSAGHKVAMIGDGINDSEALAIADLSIAMGKGTDIAMDVAKVTLLHGDLRQVPEMLTLTKKTVKTIRQNLFWAFIYNTIGIPVAAGVLYPAFGFLLNPMIAGAAMALSSVSVVTNSLRLKKG; encoded by the coding sequence ATGAGCAATAAAATAGAATGGCCTGTGACAGGGATGACCTGTGCAGGCTGCGCCAATACCGTAGAAAAGACATTGAACAAGCAAAAGGGCGTAAAAAAGGCCAGTGTCAACTTTGCCAATCATACCGCACTTCTGGAATTGGAGGGAAATTTCGATCCAAGCCTCCTCCAAAAATCTGTGCGTGATGCTGGCTACGACCTCCTGATTCAGCAAAACGAGGAAGAAGATCCTGAAGTCCTTCAACGGGAAGCGTATCAAAAGCTCCGAAAAAACACCTTTGCTGCAGGCGGGTTGGTCGTTCCGGTATTCGTCATTGGTATGTTTATCCCCACTATTCCCTATGCCAATATGATCATGTGGCTGTTGACCACTCCCGTACTCTTCGTATTTGGCAGACAGTTTTTTACCAACGCGCTTCGCCAGGCCAAACACGGCGCGGCCAATATGGACACCTTGGTAGCCATCAGTACTGGCGTGGCCTATCTTTACAGCACGTTCAATACATTTTTTCCAGAATGGCTGGCACAAAGGGGAATTGAACCGCATGTGTACTTTGAAGCAGCTGGGGTCATTATTTTTCTGATTCTGTTGGGCAGAATGTTGGAATCAGGAGCCAAAGCGGGCACCACTGAAGCCCTCAAAAAGCTAATAGGTCTACAGCCCAGCGAAGTCACCATTCTTGCCAATGGCCAAGAACAGACCAAAAAGGCTAGCGAAGTAGTTCCAGGCGAAATGGTCCTGGTAAAACCTGGCCAGAAAATCCCATTGGACGGGAAGATTACGGACGGCAGTAGTTTTGTAGACGAAAGTATGCTTACAGGAGAACCTCTTCCGGCAGAAAAAGAGCGGGGATCAAAGGTATTTGCAGGCACGATCAACCAGCAGGGCAGCTTTGTCTTTGTCGTGGAGCAGGCAGGTCACGAGACCGTCCTTTCGCAGATTATCCAAAAGATCAAAGAAGCCCAAGGCTCCAAAGCTCCTGTCCAGGGACTGGTGGATAAAATCACGGCCGTATTTGTGCCAGTGGTCATTGCCATTGCACTGCTCTCGCTTGTGGTTTGGGGATTTAGCGGTGCAGACAGCCCTTGGTTACATGGAATGCTGGCATTTATCACTGTCTTGGTCATTGCGTGCCCTTGTGCCCTTGGACTGGCCACCCCCACGGCTATCATGGCCGGTATTGGCAAAGGAGCGTCCCTGGGAATGCTCATCAAGGATGCCGAAAGCCTCCAGGCAGGTCAAGCCGTGGACACCATCATCTTGGACAAAACCGGCACCATCACCTCCGGCAAACCGGAAGTGAAAGCACTTCAATTCAGCCCTGACATTATCCAGCCACAAAAGGAACGGGAAGTGCTCTTGGCCATGGAAGCCAAAAGTGAACACCCGCTGGCAATGGCCGTAACCCAACACCTAAAAGGAGATGAAAAAGCCTCTATCGACCAATTTCAGTCCCATACCGGCAATGGCGTTACTGCTATTGTTGGAGGAACTTCTTATGCAATCGGTAAAAAAAGCTGGTTGCTCGAAAATGGATTCAAACCCGACCCGTCACTCACGGAAGCTGAAGAAAATGGCCTTTCCAATGGGGAAATTGTCATCCACATGGCAAAAGGAGATAAGCTCATTGCCGTCATCCGCATTACCGACCAACTCAAACCTGGCTCGGAAGCCGCCATATCCGAGCTCCAAGAAATGGGATTGGATGTACACATGCTTACCGGAGACCAGGCAAAGACAGCTGCCATAATTGCCAAAGCGGTGAATATCAAACACTATAAAGCAGGCTTACTCCCATCCGAAAAAGCCGATTATATCCGCGCTTTGCAATCTGCCGGACACAAGGTAGCCATGATCGGAGACGGCATCAATGACAGTGAAGCACTCGCCATTGCCGACCTCAGCATTGCCATGGGCAAAGGAACAGACATCGCCATGGACGTGGCAAAAGTGACTCTTCTACATGGTGACCTGAGACAAGTGCCCGAGATGCTTACACTCACCAAAAAGACGGTCAAAACCATTCGTCAAAACCTATTCTGGGCATTTATTTATAACACCATCGGTATCCCTGTGGCCGCAGGAGTACTCTATCCTGCATTCGGTTTCTTGCTGAACCCCATGATCGCTGGTGCCGCCATGGCACTGAGCTCTGTCTCTGTGGTCACCAACAGCCTACGACTGAAAAAGGGATGA
- the bshC gene encoding bacillithiol biosynthesis cysteine-adding enzyme BshC, which translates to MLKSTVEPECTGQFSPLFIDYIRQQEKLAPFYNAFPKLENFGSVIQNRQFDSSKRAVLAKALKEQYEGVEISEKVAENVAALENGKTFTVTTGHQLNLFTGPLYFIYKIVSTINLARQLGEAYPGYRFVPVYWMASEDHDFEEINYFHYDGKQYSWKTAQRGAVGDFELDKSMEELLKEVNFVPEFFKEAYRKNTTLAEAVRQYVNYLFGDKGLVIVDGHDRKLKELFAPVIKKELVSGKANDLVNAQTQKLKDLGYKSQIFPREINFFYLDKGVRSRIVKSEAGFEVLDTEKVFAAEELLKLVDDDPTKLSPNVVLRPLYQEYILPNIAYLGGPAEVAYWLQLKGVFDHYQVDYPMVMPRNFALIKTVKAQRKAAALELSTEQLFASFDDLKKAYVKSHAHADLDLVEEKKALAAVFEQLGGDAAAIDPTLEPAAEAAKVRALKVLEHFGKKLRQGEERKMDVALRRIKEVKEILFPGGTPQERKCNFMEFYLADEQFIERLYSLFDPLDYQYIILEQDE; encoded by the coding sequence ATGTTGAAATCTACTGTAGAGCCCGAGTGTACCGGGCAGTTTTCACCATTGTTTATCGACTATATTCGGCAGCAAGAGAAGCTTGCACCTTTCTACAATGCTTTTCCGAAGTTGGAGAATTTCGGGTCAGTAATCCAAAACAGGCAATTTGATTCTTCCAAGCGAGCGGTGCTAGCGAAGGCATTGAAAGAGCAGTACGAGGGGGTCGAAATAAGTGAGAAGGTGGCGGAAAATGTCGCCGCATTGGAAAATGGCAAGACTTTTACGGTGACCACAGGGCACCAGCTCAACCTTTTTACCGGTCCGCTGTACTTTATTTACAAGATTGTGTCTACGATTAACCTTGCCAGGCAATTGGGAGAAGCTTATCCTGGATACCGCTTTGTGCCGGTGTATTGGATGGCGTCGGAAGACCATGATTTCGAAGAGATCAATTACTTCCATTACGATGGAAAGCAATACAGCTGGAAGACTGCCCAAAGGGGAGCAGTGGGGGATTTTGAATTGGATAAGTCTATGGAGGAGCTGCTAAAGGAGGTGAATTTCGTGCCTGAATTTTTCAAGGAGGCTTATCGTAAAAACACCACCTTGGCCGAGGCAGTGAGACAGTATGTCAATTACTTATTTGGTGACAAAGGTCTGGTGATCGTGGATGGCCATGATCGAAAGCTGAAGGAACTCTTTGCCCCAGTCATCAAGAAAGAATTGGTCTCGGGAAAAGCCAATGACTTGGTTAATGCACAGACGCAAAAATTGAAAGATTTGGGTTATAAGAGTCAGATTTTTCCTCGAGAAATCAATTTTTTCTATCTTGACAAAGGTGTCCGCAGCCGGATCGTGAAATCGGAAGCAGGATTTGAAGTGCTGGATACCGAGAAGGTTTTTGCAGCCGAGGAGCTGCTGAAGTTGGTGGACGATGACCCTACTAAACTTAGCCCAAATGTAGTGTTACGCCCCCTTTATCAAGAGTATATTTTGCCCAACATCGCTTACCTTGGAGGGCCTGCAGAAGTGGCCTATTGGCTACAGTTGAAGGGTGTTTTTGATCATTATCAGGTCGATTATCCAATGGTGATGCCACGGAATTTTGCCCTGATCAAAACGGTAAAGGCACAGCGGAAAGCAGCAGCTCTAGAGCTGTCCACTGAGCAGTTATTTGCGTCTTTTGACGACTTAAAAAAAGCATATGTAAAATCCCACGCCCATGCTGACTTGGATTTGGTGGAGGAAAAGAAAGCACTGGCGGCAGTTTTTGAGCAATTGGGAGGCGATGCTGCAGCGATTGATCCGACCTTGGAGCCGGCGGCAGAAGCAGCAAAAGTGCGGGCACTCAAAGTGTTGGAGCATTTTGGCAAGAAACTGCGGCAAGGAGAGGAAAGGAAGATGGATGTGGCCCTTCGAAGGATAAAGGAAGTCAAAGAAATCCTATTCCCAGGAGGTACGCCTCAAGAGCGAAAGTGCAATTTTATGGAATTTTACCTTGCCGATGAGCAATTCATAGAGCGCCTCTATTCACTTTTTGACCCGTTGGATTACCAATACATTATTTTGGAACAGGATGAGTGA
- a CDS encoding 5-formyltetrahydrofolate cyclo-ligase, translating into MSEKGRLRRYYKQKRKALGPVRKADLDAQVAGQVLDYVKAHRRFQHFHIFLPISKLTEINTFPIVRELLADGKHVYTSVTDHVNGGMKTVEIFSNTQYINDKWGIPVPIEAKEVMEKWIEIVFIPLLVCDLKGNRIGYGKGFYDRFLSRLSPEVFKVGLSYFVPEISIEAEPHDISLDICILPSGIIEFN; encoded by the coding sequence ATGAGTGAAAAAGGCCGGCTTAGGAGATACTATAAACAGAAAAGGAAAGCATTAGGTCCTGTTCGTAAAGCTGATCTGGATGCACAGGTAGCCGGTCAGGTACTGGATTATGTAAAAGCTCATCGGCGGTTTCAGCATTTTCATATATTTCTGCCTATTTCCAAATTGACAGAGATCAATACGTTTCCCATTGTTCGTGAATTGTTGGCTGATGGTAAGCACGTGTATACCTCTGTCACCGATCATGTCAATGGGGGCATGAAGACGGTGGAAATTTTTAGTAATACCCAGTATATCAATGATAAATGGGGGATTCCTGTGCCCATAGAGGCGAAAGAGGTAATGGAAAAGTGGATAGAAATAGTTTTTATCCCCCTTTTGGTATGCGATTTGAAGGGGAATAGGATTGGATATGGAAAGGGATTTTACGACCGATTTTTATCTCGCTTATCGCCCGAGGTGTTTAAGGTCGGTTTATCTTATTTTGTTCCTGAAATATCCATTGAGGCAGAACCACATGACATTTCATTGGATATTTGTATTTTGCCGAGTGGAATTATAGAATTCAATTAA
- a CDS encoding sugar phosphate isomerase/epimerase family protein: protein MTNPIWIMTSAFDQLSLDEVIKKANETGVQGLDVCVFRKDGTRDDFVATHLDYDHFTLDTAKEIVDKFNRAQLRLSIGAFDNLIGGDPAQRIKNQNHLLKLIRMAHLMGGDANDVKVGTFVGYNHELGNQENGFEKNLEEYVKVFGPIIKYAEDLGVTVLYENCPMEGWRPAGYTGTFNNLPGVLAARKLMYAMIPSKAHGEIYDPSHDVWQHTDPVEVINHTDMDRVKRIHVKSTRNNADPFWGNMYPTQLVDKSLADRAGVPTAGHEWDRHHYEATLPGFGVGDSMDWRRFITTLQEKGFSGPFEIENEAGLSKGTGNMAAIMQGYKATVLNLSPLLWPLTEAGYQYPIEDFKELNALAGKDIPVLTMEDLG from the coding sequence ATGACCAATCCTATTTGGATAATGACTTCTGCATTTGATCAGCTTAGTCTGGATGAAGTGATCAAAAAGGCCAATGAAACAGGAGTTCAGGGACTTGATGTGTGCGTATTCCGAAAAGATGGCACACGGGATGATTTTGTGGCGACACATTTGGATTATGATCATTTTACCCTTGATACTGCCAAGGAAATCGTGGATAAATTTAACCGTGCCCAGCTGCGGCTCTCGATTGGGGCTTTTGACAACCTTATCGGTGGCGATCCTGCCCAGCGGATAAAAAACCAAAACCATTTGCTGAAGCTTATCCGAATGGCACACCTGATGGGGGGAGATGCCAATGATGTAAAAGTGGGGACTTTTGTGGGCTATAACCATGAACTGGGCAATCAGGAGAATGGTTTTGAGAAAAATCTGGAGGAGTACGTCAAGGTTTTCGGTCCCATCATCAAGTATGCGGAGGATTTGGGAGTGACGGTGTTATATGAAAACTGTCCCATGGAAGGTTGGCGACCCGCGGGCTATACAGGGACCTTCAATAACCTCCCTGGTGTACTGGCGGCGCGAAAGCTGATGTATGCCATGATCCCCAGCAAGGCGCATGGTGAGATTTATGACCCTTCACACGATGTGTGGCAACATACCGACCCCGTAGAAGTGATCAACCATACGGACATGGATAGAGTTAAGCGCATCCATGTAAAGTCTACCCGAAACAATGCCGATCCTTTCTGGGGCAATATGTACCCGACCCAATTAGTGGACAAGTCCCTGGCTGATCGTGCTGGTGTGCCCACCGCCGGGCATGAATGGGATCGTCACCATTATGAAGCCACCTTACCGGGTTTTGGTGTAGGAGACAGCATGGATTGGAGACGATTTATCACTACGCTGCAAGAAAAAGGCTTTTCAGGGCCTTTTGAAATCGAAAATGAAGCTGGACTCTCCAAGGGAACAGGGAATATGGCCGCCATCATGCAGGGCTACAAGGCTACCGTGCTCAATCTCAGTCCACTGCTATGGCCGCTTACAGAAGCCGGATACCAGTATCCGATCGAGGATTTTAAGGAATTGAACGCTTTGGCTGGAAAAGATATCCCGGTGCTGACGATGGAGGATTTGGGGTAG
- a CDS encoding BatD family protein has protein sequence MKRTKLYFTLVFIWTMVLSYGYAQEIKVKLGPDEIGLNETFSVKITISNEKIKSYDQFPEIPGFQKQGVSQSSSMNVINGQVSSTNSIVQYYRPLKKGAFTLSDFSVQINGEAVEAQGKIIKVTEPKQSRQSQRQRTDPFDDFFGGGDQQEQEFIELDDEAFFAMSVNKDSIYVGEGFNVSLAFYMSESNQAPFDFHEPGKQLEEIVNKIKPTNAWEENFNITNIQPERVTIDGKNWTRFKVYESTYYPFNEGEVNLPSIDWEMIKYKVAKNPTFFGNNRQQDFKTFHAPGKTVYVKPLPPHPLKNEVSVGVYRLRENFETKKVETGEGVTYDFGITGEGNISTIKAPKKKNIQKLNTYDPNERQQINRGRGRVTGIKQFEYYITINEPGEVKLADHFEWVYFNSDKAAYDTLRPKAVLNVVGESKINQSISSTRLGGIYDLIELEDNKLLNERYKYYFSAFINILLAGAVVLLVVLIIKKR, from the coding sequence ATGAAAAGAACGAAATTATACTTTACTCTAGTATTCATCTGGACGATGGTTTTATCCTATGGCTATGCCCAGGAAATAAAAGTGAAACTGGGTCCTGATGAAATAGGGTTGAATGAAACGTTCAGTGTAAAAATAACCATTTCTAATGAAAAAATAAAGTCTTATGATCAGTTTCCGGAGATCCCCGGATTCCAGAAGCAAGGGGTGTCCCAGTCCTCTTCCATGAACGTGATCAATGGCCAGGTGAGCAGCACCAATAGCATTGTCCAATACTATAGACCGCTTAAGAAAGGGGCGTTTACGCTGTCGGATTTCAGTGTGCAGATCAATGGTGAAGCGGTGGAAGCCCAAGGCAAAATCATTAAGGTGACCGAGCCAAAGCAGTCCCGGCAAAGCCAGCGTCAGCGAACGGATCCTTTTGATGATTTCTTCGGTGGAGGTGATCAGCAAGAACAAGAGTTTATTGAACTTGATGATGAGGCTTTCTTTGCCATGAGCGTCAATAAGGACAGTATTTACGTGGGAGAAGGCTTCAATGTCAGCCTTGCCTTTTACATGTCGGAGTCTAACCAGGCACCGTTTGATTTTCACGAACCGGGCAAACAACTGGAAGAGATTGTCAACAAAATAAAGCCTACCAACGCCTGGGAAGAAAATTTCAATATCACCAATATCCAGCCAGAGCGAGTGACCATCGATGGGAAAAATTGGACACGCTTTAAAGTGTATGAATCGACCTATTATCCTTTTAATGAGGGGGAGGTAAACTTGCCTTCCATCGATTGGGAAATGATCAAATATAAGGTCGCCAAGAACCCTACCTTCTTTGGTAATAATCGCCAGCAGGATTTCAAGACTTTCCATGCTCCAGGCAAGACGGTTTATGTCAAACCGCTGCCTCCCCATCCACTTAAAAACGAGGTAAGTGTAGGGGTGTACAGGCTACGCGAAAACTTTGAAACCAAGAAAGTGGAAACAGGGGAAGGGGTGACCTATGATTTTGGGATTACCGGTGAAGGGAATATCAGTACCATCAAGGCTCCCAAAAAGAAAAATATCCAAAAGCTCAACACCTACGATCCAAACGAACGCCAGCAGATCAACAGAGGCCGCGGGCGCGTGACCGGTATCAAGCAGTTTGAGTATTACATCACCATCAATGAGCCGGGAGAAGTGAAATTGGCAGATCACTTTGAGTGGGTTTATTTTAACTCCGATAAGGCAGCATACGATACGTTAAGGCCCAAGGCGGTTTTGAACGTGGTGGGAGAGAGCAAAATCAACCAGTCCATTTCGAGCACCAGACTCGGCGGGATTTATGATTTAATAGAACTTGAAGACAATAAGCTTTTAAACGAACGATATAAGTATTATTTTTCGGCTTTTATCAACATACTATTGGCCGGAGCAGTGGTTTTGCTGGTCGTATTGATTATTAAAAAGAGGTAA
- the aroC gene encoding chorismate synthase: MGNSFGKVFKISTFGESHGKGLGVIIDGCPAGLPIDEEFLRQELQRRKPGQSKITTQRKEEDECQILSGVFEGKSTGTPIAIVIMNTDQKSKDYSHIADKYRPSHADYTYQEKFGVRDYRGGGRSSARETAARVAAGAVAKLFLKHIGVEINAYVSQAGQIKLEKPYQDLDFAEIEKNIVRCPDPEVAQDMIDYIDEIRKNRDTVGGVVSCVAKKVPVGLGEPVFDRLHAELGKAMLSINAVKGFEYGSGFEGVTMLGSEHNDAFYMEGNNVRTKTNHSGGIQGGISNGEDIYFRVAFKPVATIMKDQDSVNQAGDQVTVSGKGRHDPCVVPRAVPIVEAMAALVLADFLLLKRLNKLDV; encoded by the coding sequence ATGGGTAATTCATTTGGAAAAGTATTTAAGATAAGCACTTTCGGCGAATCGCATGGAAAGGGGCTAGGAGTGATTATAGATGGCTGTCCGGCAGGTTTGCCGATTGATGAGGAGTTCCTCAGACAGGAGCTACAGCGCAGGAAGCCTGGCCAATCCAAAATTACCACCCAGCGGAAAGAGGAAGATGAATGCCAGATTCTTTCCGGTGTTTTTGAAGGAAAAAGCACAGGGACGCCTATTGCCATCGTGATCATGAACACCGATCAAAAAAGCAAGGACTACTCCCATATAGCCGATAAATATCGGCCATCCCACGCGGACTATACCTATCAGGAAAAATTCGGTGTCCGCGATTACCGTGGAGGGGGCAGAAGTAGTGCCCGTGAGACCGCCGCCCGTGTGGCAGCAGGTGCCGTCGCAAAGCTTTTCCTGAAGCATATAGGGGTAGAAATCAATGCCTATGTTTCACAGGCAGGTCAAATCAAATTGGAGAAGCCTTATCAAGATCTGGATTTTGCTGAAATAGAAAAGAACATTGTTCGCTGTCCTGATCCGGAGGTTGCGCAGGACATGATTGACTATATAGATGAGATCAGAAAAAACAGGGATACTGTCGGTGGTGTGGTCAGCTGTGTGGCGAAGAAAGTTCCTGTAGGACTTGGTGAGCCAGTGTTTGACCGCCTACATGCGGAGCTTGGCAAGGCGATGCTGAGCATCAATGCGGTGAAAGGCTTTGAATATGGTAGCGGATTCGAAGGGGTGACCATGCTCGGTTCTGAGCACAATGATGCTTTTTACATGGAAGGCAATAACGTAAGAACAAAGACTAATCACTCAGGAGGTATCCAGGGTGGTATCTCCAACGGAGAAGATATTTATTTCCGTGTGGCGTTTAAGCCAGTGGCCACCATCATGAAGGATCAGGATAGTGTAAACCAGGCAGGAGATCAGGTGACGGTTTCCGGCAAAGGTCGTCATGATCCATGTGTGGTTCCCAGGGCAGTACCAATCGTGGAAGCAATGGCCGCTTTGGTCCTAGCGGACTTCTTATTGTTAAAGCGATTGAATAAATTGGATGTTTAG
- a CDS encoding dicarboxylate/amino acid:cation symporter has translation MLKKIPLHTQIIIGLVLGLVFGLIVIKTQMSPDFTMDYIKPIGTIFINALKMIAVPLVLASLIVGVSNLGDITKLGRIGGKTIGAYMMTTVIAVTVGLVLVNVFAPGKSLPIETRERLMEQFDDVVGDKSSQAAELQEQTPLKPLVEMVPENVFLAASDNGSMLQIVFFAIIMGIALLEIPKSKASPVIAFFDGLNDVIIKIVGYIMLIAPYGVFALMASLIVEIAGDNPESAIELLFALLKYSLLVVAGLLLMVVLVYPTILKLFTKVKYKDFFSALRPAQLLAFSTSSSSATLPVTMKQVEEEIGVSEEVSSFVLPLGATINMDGTCLYQGVAAVFIAQALGLDLSLTQQLMIVLTATLASIGTAGVPGAGLIMLLIVLESIGVPSAGLALILAPDRILDMFRTVVNVTGDATVCTVVASTEGELPDGLIREANPLTSTSDS, from the coding sequence ATGCTAAAAAAGATACCCCTTCACACGCAAATCATCATTGGCCTGGTTTTAGGGTTGGTGTTTGGTTTGATCGTGATCAAGACGCAGATGTCTCCGGATTTTACAATGGATTATATCAAGCCCATTGGCACTATTTTTATCAATGCGCTGAAAATGATCGCAGTTCCTTTGGTGCTGGCCTCACTGATCGTAGGGGTGTCCAATTTGGGGGATATTACCAAGTTGGGAAGAATTGGTGGTAAGACCATCGGCGCTTATATGATGACCACTGTCATTGCGGTAACCGTTGGGTTGGTGTTGGTAAATGTCTTTGCCCCGGGCAAAAGCTTACCCATAGAGACCAGGGAAAGGCTGATGGAGCAGTTTGATGATGTGGTAGGAGATAAATCTTCCCAAGCCGCAGAACTGCAAGAGCAGACGCCTTTAAAACCATTGGTAGAGATGGTCCCTGAAAACGTTTTCCTCGCTGCTTCTGACAATGGCAGCATGCTTCAGATCGTGTTTTTTGCGATTATCATGGGGATTGCCTTGCTGGAGATCCCCAAGTCTAAAGCGAGTCCTGTCATTGCCTTTTTTGACGGGCTGAACGATGTCATCATCAAGATCGTCGGCTACATCATGTTGATCGCTCCATATGGGGTGTTTGCCTTGATGGCTTCCCTAATTGTGGAGATTGCCGGGGATAATCCGGAATCAGCGATAGAGCTGTTGTTTGCCTTATTAAAATACAGCTTGCTGGTGGTGGCGGGGCTATTGTTGATGGTGGTATTGGTATACCCGACCATCCTGAAGCTCTTTACCAAGGTGAAATATAAGGACTTCTTCTCAGCACTTAGGCCAGCACAGTTATTGGCATTCTCTACAAGCTCCAGTTCTGCGACCTTGCCGGTAACGATGAAGCAGGTGGAAGAAGAGATCGGTGTTTCAGAGGAAGTCAGTAGTTTTGTCCTTCCCCTGGGCGCCACGATCAATATGGACGGGACTTGTCTTTATCAGGGTGTTGCGGCAGTATTCATTGCCCAGGCATTGGGACTGGACCTTAGCCTTACACAGCAATTGATGATCGTGCTGACCGCTACGCTGGCATCCATCGGCACGGCAGGCGTACCCGGTGCGGGCTTGATCATGCTTTTGATCGTATTGGAATCGATAGGGGTGCCCTCAGCAGGTTTGGCGCTGATCTTGGCACCTGACAGGATCTTGGATATGTTCAGGACAGTGGTGAATGTCACCGGTGATGCTACCGTCTGTACGGTGGTGGCCAGTACAGAAGGGGAGTTGCCCGACGGCCTGATCAGAGAGGCTAACCCATTGACATCTACATCAGATTCATAA